One stretch of Halapricum desulfuricans DNA includes these proteins:
- the dph2 gene encoding diphthamide biosynthesis enzyme Dph2: MSQERTEGDLRNTGLSLKHDREWDYELDRIISEVNERDATSVGLQFPEGLKRRGPAVVDDLRSELPDDVNVLLSGEHCYGACDLDTDLMRRTDVFVHFGHSPMKQSEKIIYVPLFSNVDVFPIMERAFEERLAPPEEDDDVGLVTTAQHMNKFDEMREWLEERGYTVHTRRGDERLTHEGQVLGCNYASADVDADQILYVGGGKFHPLGLAMEHPKKTVVIADPVNNVLDLADSEKFMKQRYAAVHKAMDAETWGVIFSTKIGQGRWETAREIVESNDDAYMITMDEVTPDRLTNFGLDAYVNTACPRITTDDGPQFKQPILTPQEYRIAVGEQSLEDLEFDTFHGTW; the protein is encoded by the coding sequence ATGAGCCAAGAACGGACCGAAGGCGATCTCCGCAATACCGGCCTCTCTCTCAAGCACGACCGCGAGTGGGACTACGAACTCGATCGGATTATTTCCGAAGTCAACGAGCGCGATGCCACCTCCGTCGGGTTGCAGTTCCCCGAGGGGCTCAAACGGCGCGGTCCCGCCGTCGTCGACGACCTCCGGTCGGAGCTTCCAGACGACGTGAACGTGTTGCTGTCGGGCGAACACTGTTACGGTGCCTGTGACCTGGACACCGATCTCATGCGCCGGACGGACGTGTTCGTCCACTTCGGTCACTCCCCGATGAAACAGTCCGAGAAGATCATCTACGTCCCGCTGTTCTCGAACGTGGACGTCTTCCCCATCATGGAACGGGCCTTCGAGGAGAGGCTCGCCCCGCCCGAGGAAGACGACGACGTCGGGCTCGTGACGACCGCTCAGCACATGAACAAGTTCGACGAGATGCGCGAGTGGCTCGAAGAGCGGGGATACACGGTCCACACGCGCCGGGGCGACGAGCGGCTGACCCACGAGGGGCAGGTCCTGGGCTGTAACTACGCCAGCGCGGACGTCGACGCCGACCAGATCCTCTATGTCGGCGGCGGGAAGTTCCACCCGCTGGGACTGGCGATGGAACACCCCAAGAAGACGGTCGTCATCGCCGACCCGGTGAACAACGTCCTCGATCTGGCAGACTCCGAGAAGTTCATGAAACAGCGCTACGCCGCCGTCCACAAGGCGATGGACGCCGAGACGTGGGGCGTCATCTTCTCGACGAAGATCGGGCAGGGCCGCTGGGAGACGGCACGGGAAATCGTCGAGAGCAACGACGACGCCTACATGATCACGATGGACGAGGTCACGCCCGACCGACTGACGAACTTCGGGCTCGACGCCTACGTCAACACCGCCTGTCCGCGGATCACGACCGATGACGGCCCGCAGTTCAAACAGCCGATCCTCACCCCCCAGGAGTACCGGATCGCGGTCGGCGAGCAATCCCTCGAAGACCTGGAGTTCGACACGTTCCACGGCACCTGGTAA
- a CDS encoding METTL5 family protein, producing MVTKSALAQQLGVVAGFDDPRAPLEQYRTPPEVAASLIHTADLQGDIEDRTVIDLGCGTGMLALAAALRGPRRVVGLDLDPAPLATARDNERRVGTTSAVEWIRADATRPPLSIDDATVVMNPPFGAQAGNEHADRAFLETTAGIAAVSYSIHNAGSREFVESFAADNGGEVTHAFAVELDLPRQFEFHEAERETIDAEAFRIEWTSSENRSRQD from the coding sequence ATGGTCACGAAGAGCGCGCTCGCCCAGCAGCTGGGCGTCGTCGCCGGGTTCGACGACCCGCGAGCGCCCTTAGAGCAGTATCGCACGCCGCCGGAAGTCGCGGCCAGCCTGATCCACACGGCGGACCTGCAGGGCGACATCGAGGACCGGACGGTGATCGACCTCGGCTGTGGCACGGGCATGCTCGCGCTGGCGGCCGCGTTGCGCGGGCCACGGCGAGTCGTCGGGCTGGACCTCGATCCGGCCCCATTGGCGACCGCTCGGGACAACGAACGCCGCGTCGGGACGACCAGCGCCGTCGAGTGGATCCGTGCCGACGCCACGCGTCCGCCGCTGTCGATCGACGACGCGACCGTCGTGATGAACCCGCCCTTCGGCGCACAGGCGGGCAACGAGCACGCCGACCGCGCGTTTCTGGAGACGACTGCCGGGATCGCCGCCGTCTCCTATTCGATCCACAACGCGGGCAGCCGCGAGTTCGTCGAGTCGTTCGCCGCGGACAACGGCGGGGAAGTCACCCACGCGTTCGCGGTCGAACTCGACCTCCCCCGGCAGTTCGAGTTCCACGAGGCAGAGCGCGAGACGATCGACGCTGAGGCGTTCCGGATCGAGTGGACGTCGTCCGAGAACCGCTCCAGACAGGACTAG
- a CDS encoding rhomboid family intramembrane serine protease encodes MFGWLSEAAVLQGGIDAVLDAPPWPTQLLLVAVAALSTLVCYRLAGPVRARTNRLRSRLLLGVPWGTVLMMLFLLVVFLFVQGAYSGDIFDPRQPVTYAFVAWSYEYPLGVLTASFSHGSFSHLLGNLVALAVFGSIAEYGYSHFPTKRGAQVDYASRASPYVRPLLFVGAVALVGIVTSAFVPGPVIGFSGVVYALAGFALVVRPLTTVVGLLLTDVVRALYDAFTSPVATYSPRVGYVDVWFADIAVTGHLLGFLVGVLLGVALWRRRNERPRAAWIWFAAVLFGVVQQLWLAYLPLGNGRYALFRGVGVAFVFLLAGAVVVAATRPSRPSLPWPSRLPARLVDEAPSRGQTAAALLVTIVLTLSLVGVVTHLQTVEPTELPNDPVEVEDYQVGYAENVTNQLYSVVDVPGLQQVTSVDSSGVIVYSERRNVWQLAASKSRLASSGYVRVTVGGVGWRETVGVTRTGWSVVGGDEAYRVRLHPPDGPARLAFASGPATAEATIANRSMTLRSVGTDFEVVVNTDNETVGIGGLPESGANTTVGDIQFERDGNDLYASYDGTRVRVANKKVPPTRRD; translated from the coding sequence ATGTTCGGATGGCTGAGTGAGGCGGCGGTCCTGCAGGGAGGGATCGACGCCGTGCTGGACGCGCCGCCGTGGCCGACGCAACTCCTGCTGGTCGCGGTCGCTGCCCTCTCGACGCTGGTCTGCTACCGACTGGCCGGTCCGGTTCGGGCGCGGACGAACCGGCTTCGCTCCCGACTGCTGCTGGGCGTCCCATGGGGAACCGTCCTGATGATGCTGTTCCTGCTCGTCGTCTTCCTGTTCGTTCAGGGGGCCTACAGCGGGGACATCTTCGACCCGCGCCAGCCGGTCACCTACGCGTTCGTGGCCTGGTCCTACGAGTACCCGCTGGGCGTGCTCACGGCGTCGTTCAGCCACGGGAGTTTCTCGCACCTGCTCGGCAATCTCGTCGCACTCGCCGTGTTCGGCTCGATAGCCGAGTACGGATACAGCCACTTCCCCACGAAACGTGGCGCTCAGGTCGATTACGCGTCCCGAGCAAGTCCATACGTCCGGCCCCTGCTGTTCGTGGGCGCGGTCGCACTCGTCGGGATCGTCACCTCGGCGTTCGTGCCGGGTCCGGTCATCGGGTTCTCGGGCGTCGTCTACGCGCTGGCCGGGTTCGCGCTCGTCGTGCGACCGCTGACGACGGTCGTCGGTCTGCTGTTGACCGACGTGGTGCGTGCGCTCTATGACGCCTTCACGAGCCCGGTAGCGACCTACTCGCCGCGGGTCGGGTACGTCGACGTCTGGTTCGCAGACATCGCCGTGACCGGCCACCTCCTCGGCTTTCTGGTTGGCGTGTTGCTCGGGGTCGCGCTGTGGCGACGACGAAACGAGCGCCCGCGAGCGGCCTGGATCTGGTTCGCTGCCGTGCTGTTCGGGGTCGTCCAGCAACTGTGGCTTGCGTACCTGCCGCTGGGCAACGGCCGGTACGCGCTCTTTCGTGGCGTCGGGGTCGCGTTCGTCTTCCTGCTTGCGGGGGCCGTCGTCGTCGCAGCGACCCGGCCGTCTCGGCCCTCGCTCCCGTGGCCCTCGCGGCTCCCGGCACGACTCGTCGATGAGGCCCCGTCTCGCGGGCAGACCGCCGCCGCCCTGCTCGTGACGATCGTCCTCACGCTCTCGCTCGTCGGCGTCGTAACGCACCTCCAGACGGTCGAACCGACCGAACTGCCGAACGATCCCGTGGAGGTCGAGGACTATCAGGTCGGCTACGCCGAGAACGTCACCAACCAGCTGTACTCGGTCGTCGACGTCCCGGGCCTCCAGCAGGTGACCTCAGTCGACTCAAGCGGCGTGATCGTCTACAGCGAGCGGCGAAACGTCTGGCAGCTCGCGGCCTCGAAATCACGTCTGGCGTCCAGTGGGTACGTGCGAGTCACCGTCGGCGGCGTCGGCTGGCGCGAGACGGTCGGCGTCACGCGCACGGGCTGGTCGGTCGTCGGCGGCGACGAGGCCTACCGCGTGCGGTTGCACCCGCCGGACGGCCCGGCCAGGCTGGCGTTCGCCTCCGGCCCGGCGACCGCCGAGGCGACGATCGCGAACCGATCGATGACGCTGCGGTCGGTCGGGACGGACTTCGAGGTCGTCGTGAACACCGACAACGAAACGGTCGGCATCGGCGGCCTGCCCGAGTCGGGTGCGAACACGACCGTCGGGGACATCCAGTTCGAGCGCGACGGGAACGACCTCTACGCCAGTTACGACGGCACGCGCGTCCGTGTCGCGAACAAGAAGGTGCCGCCGACGCGACGGGACTAG
- a CDS encoding DoxX family protein: MVFEAAGAGEAFLLARVLFGLVLAFTGVNHLLDPDGMIAYSQAKGIPAAALLVPATGVQLIAGGIGIALGAFPVVAAGAIAVFLLVATPTMHDFWAVPEEQQQSEMTSFLKNTALLGGTLAFLALGGVEWPYAVGVGLF, translated from the coding sequence ATGGTCTTCGAAGCGGCCGGTGCCGGCGAGGCGTTCCTGCTGGCGCGTGTCCTTTTCGGCCTCGTACTGGCGTTCACCGGAGTCAATCACCTGCTCGATCCGGACGGGATGATCGCCTACAGCCAGGCCAAAGGAATCCCGGCGGCGGCATTGCTCGTTCCGGCGACCGGCGTCCAGTTGATCGCCGGCGGAATCGGGATCGCACTCGGCGCGTTCCCCGTGGTCGCCGCCGGTGCGATCGCCGTCTTCCTGCTCGTGGCGACCCCGACGATGCACGACTTCTGGGCGGTCCCCGAGGAGCAACAGCAGAGCGAGATGACGAGCTTTCTGAAGAACACCGCGCTTCTGGGCGGCACGCTGGCGTTTCTGGCGCTCGGCGGCGTCGAGTGGCCCTACGCGGTCGGCGTCGGGCTGTTCTGA